The Lysobacter sp. genome includes a window with the following:
- a CDS encoding biotin--[acetyl-CoA-carboxylase] ligase has translation MSGHRFDDALDAASLRARLSATTQTRIATLDIVDRIDSTNSELLRRHTSSNGIDVLFAEQQTGGRGRHGRVWTSPPGNNLYLSLARRFDGELARLGGLSLVVGIATAEALQRLGAHSVRVKWPNDLVVDNGESLRKIGGVLIEGGMQEGRPRAVIGLGLNIRMPKDAAVAIDQPWTDLHALLGDALPSRNSIAAAVLAALVDAIDRFDAEGLAPFLPRFDALDALRDADVATAIGGVAQAGVAAGLAEDGALRLRTATGELLLRAGEVGVRKRMPTQA, from the coding sequence ATGAGCGGACATCGCTTCGACGACGCGCTCGATGCCGCGTCACTGCGCGCACGGTTGTCGGCGACGACACAGACACGGATCGCGACCCTCGACATCGTCGACCGGATCGATTCGACCAACAGCGAACTGCTGCGCCGGCACACCTCCTCAAACGGCATCGACGTACTGTTCGCGGAACAGCAGACCGGCGGTCGCGGCCGGCATGGCCGCGTGTGGACATCCCCGCCCGGCAACAATCTGTATCTGTCGCTCGCACGGCGTTTCGATGGCGAACTCGCGCGACTCGGCGGGCTCAGTCTGGTCGTCGGCATCGCCACCGCAGAAGCCCTGCAGAGGCTCGGTGCGCATTCCGTACGGGTCAAATGGCCGAACGATCTGGTGGTCGACAATGGCGAATCGCTCCGCAAGATCGGCGGCGTGCTGATCGAGGGTGGCATGCAGGAAGGACGGCCGCGTGCGGTGATCGGGCTCGGCTTGAATATACGGATGCCGAAAGACGCTGCCGTTGCGATCGATCAGCCGTGGACGGATCTGCACGCTTTGCTGGGCGATGCGCTGCCCTCGCGAAACAGCATCGCTGCGGCGGTGCTGGCGGCGCTGGTCGACGCGATCGATCGCTTCGATGCCGAAGGCCTCGCGCCGTTCCTGCCGCGATTCGATGCGCTCGATGCGCTGCGCGATGCCGACGTGGCCACCGCTATCGGCGGCGTCGCGCAGGCAGGCGTCGCGGCCGGGCTCGCGGAGGACGGTGCGCTGCGGCTGCGCACCGCCACGGGCGAACTGTTGCTGCGCGCGGGCGAAGTCGGCGTACGCAAACGCATGCCGACACAGGCATGA
- a CDS encoding DegV family EDD domain-containing protein, giving the protein MNTVSSDPRPDTSDGSGATATPAAHLTAPALRRALIAGTRRVIAARDGLNRINVFPVADGDTGNNLAFTLGSVLNGALSRRSRHIGELLKRIGDDAIDGARGNSGAILAQFLHGVAEHARAQPSLDARTLAAAVRHGADSARAALAHPVEGTIISVIDSFADAMEESAAQLRNDPRGGFNQALAQARRALARTPQQMALLQRAGVVDAGAQGFVDLLEGIGEFVEGGPRAMRLRANLRAANEGDEDGNGDDDHAHPAHDAVDPDRRWCTECLLIVDSERGVPIERGALRAALDAIGADSMVLAGGGTRMRVHAHVGTPQQLFDACAAFATVEGMKADDMLLQSRSAEREDRVAVVTDSAVDLPEAIAERYALHVVPVRVNLDDRDYLDKIGLATGEFYRRMAASRQLPRTSQPPPGDFRRHFEFLCAHHPDVIYVGLSRALSGTLQSAEHAAARGDDVGSRGKIHVFDSINVAGGQGLLAWRAAEMADAGADADAILRELERLRPHTLTWAMARDIRHAVRGGRIPGWAESMVNITGLTPVAKMKTDGRLGIAGGLIAKAKAPEAFAGHVARRVRKAFGAKTRLRAIIGHCDALADGERLLAALRERLELSEAHLVETGPAIGAHAGRRTLVASFQPAPE; this is encoded by the coding sequence GTGAACACCGTCTCTTCAGACCCGCGACCGGACACCAGCGATGGTTCCGGAGCCACAGCCACGCCTGCAGCCCATCTGACGGCGCCGGCACTGCGCCGTGCGCTGATCGCCGGCACCCGCCGGGTCATCGCCGCGCGCGATGGACTGAACAGGATCAATGTCTTCCCGGTCGCCGATGGCGACACCGGCAACAACCTCGCCTTCACCCTGGGCAGTGTCCTCAACGGCGCCCTGAGCCGGCGCAGCCGTCACATCGGCGAGCTTCTGAAACGGATCGGCGACGACGCCATCGATGGCGCGCGCGGCAATTCCGGCGCGATCCTCGCCCAGTTCCTGCACGGCGTGGCCGAACATGCGCGCGCGCAGCCCTCGCTGGACGCACGGACGCTGGCCGCTGCGGTCCGCCATGGCGCCGACAGTGCCCGCGCTGCGCTCGCCCATCCGGTGGAAGGCACGATCATCAGCGTGATCGACAGCTTCGCCGATGCGATGGAAGAATCCGCAGCGCAACTGCGGAACGACCCGCGCGGCGGTTTCAACCAGGCCTTGGCGCAGGCACGGCGCGCGTTGGCGCGCACGCCGCAGCAGATGGCGCTGCTGCAAAGGGCGGGCGTGGTCGATGCCGGCGCCCAGGGCTTCGTCGATCTTCTCGAAGGGATCGGCGAATTCGTCGAGGGCGGCCCGCGCGCGATGCGTCTGCGCGCGAACCTGCGCGCGGCGAACGAAGGCGACGAGGACGGGAACGGCGACGACGACCATGCGCATCCGGCGCACGATGCGGTCGATCCCGATCGCCGCTGGTGCACGGAATGCCTGTTGATCGTCGACAGCGAACGCGGCGTGCCGATCGAGCGCGGCGCGCTGCGTGCGGCGCTGGACGCGATCGGCGCGGATTCGATGGTGCTCGCCGGCGGCGGCACGCGGATGCGCGTGCATGCGCATGTCGGCACGCCGCAGCAGTTGTTCGACGCCTGCGCGGCATTCGCGACGGTCGAAGGCATGAAGGCCGACGACATGCTGCTGCAGTCGCGCAGCGCCGAGCGCGAAGATCGCGTGGCCGTCGTCACCGACAGCGCCGTCGATCTGCCCGAGGCCATCGCCGAACGCTACGCCCTGCACGTGGTGCCGGTGCGGGTGAACCTGGACGACCGCGATTATCTCGACAAGATCGGTCTCGCCACCGGCGAGTTCTACCGGCGCATGGCCGCGTCGCGGCAACTGCCGCGCACCAGCCAGCCGCCGCCGGGCGATTTCCGGCGGCACTTCGAATTCCTGTGCGCGCACCACCCGGACGTGATCTATGTCGGACTGTCGCGCGCGCTGTCGGGCACGCTGCAATCGGCGGAGCACGCGGCGGCACGCGGCGACGACGTCGGCTCACGCGGCAAGATTCACGTCTTCGACAGCATCAACGTCGCCGGCGGACAAGGGTTGCTGGCGTGGCGCGCGGCAGAGATGGCCGATGCAGGGGCGGACGCCGATGCGATCCTGCGTGAACTCGAACGCCTGCGCCCGCACACCCTCACCTGGGCGATGGCGCGCGACATCCGCCACGCGGTGCGCGGCGGACGCATTCCGGGTTGGGCCGAATCGATGGTGAACATCACCGGACTCACGCCGGTCGCGAAGATGAAGACCGACGGCAGACTGGGTATCGCCGGTGGCCTGATCGCGAAGGCGAAGGCACCGGAAGCCTTTGCGGGCCATGTCGCCAGGCGCGTGCGCAAGGCGTTCGGCGCAAAGACGCGACTGCGCGCGATCATCGGCCATTGCGACGCCCTCGCCGACGGCGAGCGACTGCTCGCCGCGTTGCGGGAGCGGCTGGAGCTGAGCGAAGCGCACCTGGTCGAAACCGGCCCCGCCATCGGCGCGCATGCCGGGCGCAGGACATTGGTGGCATCGTTCCAGCCGGCGCCGGAGTAA
- a CDS encoding type III pantothenate kinase, with the protein MTTFLFDLGNTRLKYAALHDDGGIGEVVAVAHDGETLPAGWDAALPTRFDAAALTTVGSATLRTRLLDALAARCGCISIARTVLRFGDLRIAYPQPETLGADRFLAMLGARARDKFAGDPGPWLVVGIGTAITLDLIDAAGLHRGGRIAPSPALMRAALHARATQLPEHGGEFVAFADNTPDALRSGCDGAALALIRDALDAGTALLGATPRLLLHGGGVDALPGLDMGMGKDNRPLRAPALVLEGLAAWARMPA; encoded by the coding sequence ATGACGACCTTCCTCTTCGACCTCGGCAACACCCGGCTGAAATACGCGGCGCTGCACGATGACGGCGGGATCGGTGAAGTCGTGGCCGTGGCCCACGATGGCGAAACCCTGCCCGCCGGTTGGGATGCCGCGTTGCCGACACGCTTCGACGCGGCGGCGCTGACCACCGTGGGTTCCGCGACGCTGCGCACGCGCTTGCTCGACGCGCTGGCCGCGCGCTGCGGGTGTATTTCGATCGCGCGGACGGTATTGCGGTTCGGCGATCTGCGGATCGCCTATCCGCAGCCGGAGACGCTGGGTGCGGATCGTTTTCTGGCGATGCTCGGCGCGCGCGCGCGCGACAAATTTGCGGGCGACCCGGGGCCATGGCTGGTCGTCGGCATCGGTACCGCGATCACCCTCGATCTGATCGATGCCGCTGGGCTGCATCGCGGCGGACGCATCGCACCCTCGCCTGCGCTGATGCGCGCGGCGCTGCATGCGCGCGCGACGCAGCTGCCGGAGCACGGCGGCGAATTCGTCGCCTTCGCCGACAACACCCCCGATGCGCTGCGCTCGGGCTGCGATGGCGCGGCGCTGGCGCTGATCCGCGACGCGCTGGACGCCGGCACGGCGCTGCTTGGTGCGACGCCGCGGCTGCTGCTGCACGGCGGCGGCGTCGATGCGTTGCCTGGTCTGGACATGGGCATGGGCAAGGACAACCGGCCGCTGCGTGCGCCAGCGCTGGTGTTGGAAGGGTTGGCGGCTTGGGCCAGAATGCCGGCATGA
- the plsY gene encoding glycerol-3-phosphate 1-O-acyltransferase PlsY: MPTDTLAIAFVFIAYLLGSLSGSLLLGKLRGVDIRTQGSGNAGGTNALRTQGVKFALGVVVIDIGKGALAAWLGLRFAQDAHAAWLPYATAFAAGIGHVWPVWHGFRGGKGAATVVGGVAVLWPAAVPVLLAVWLCGLILTGYVGLSTILAGLSIVALALVTHADAVRVAFAIAVALLLLFTHRANLARLRAGTESRFEKARLLHRWARRA; the protein is encoded by the coding sequence ATGCCTACCGACACGCTCGCCATCGCTTTCGTCTTCATCGCCTATCTGCTCGGCTCGCTTTCAGGCAGCCTGCTGCTGGGAAAACTGCGCGGCGTCGATATCCGCACCCAGGGCAGCGGCAACGCCGGCGGCACCAACGCTTTGCGCACCCAAGGCGTGAAATTTGCACTCGGCGTGGTCGTCATCGACATCGGCAAGGGCGCGCTCGCGGCGTGGCTGGGGCTGCGTTTCGCGCAGGATGCGCATGCGGCATGGCTGCCCTACGCCACTGCATTCGCTGCAGGCATCGGTCACGTATGGCCGGTCTGGCACGGCTTCCGCGGCGGCAAGGGCGCAGCGACGGTGGTCGGCGGCGTCGCGGTGCTGTGGCCGGCGGCGGTACCGGTGCTGCTTGCGGTCTGGCTGTGCGGCCTGATCCTCACCGGCTATGTCGGCCTGAGCACGATCCTCGCGGGGTTGTCGATCGTCGCGCTCGCGCTGGTCACGCATGCGGATGCGGTCCGGGTCGCGTTCGCGATCGCGGTCGCCCTGCTGCTGCTGTTCACCCATCGGGCCAATCTCGCGCGGCTGCGCGCGGGCACCGAATCCCGGTTCGAGAAAGCGCGGCTGCTGCACCGGTGGGCACGGCGCGCATGA